The nucleotide sequence tggtcaacatcagacagctgatgttgaccaagctagcgccaaccaacctaaccagagctgccaactctcaagcattcaccgtgagacacacgcaattgactcttttcacacgctttcaggccacacatcaattttctcacaCATAGAAAAACCATGAAGCAAAGAGGACATGGAGACCAACAGCcgagacagagcaggttagttattatataaaaaaatgggtaagttatagctagctaattatcaaacgcagctacggttagccatcgctaacattagcacgtttatcggccttcgatacatttctatgttataacttcccaaaaaaaaatacacaaacatataaacaaacttctagcgaaatactaacagcatctaacttaccaatccacaagaaatgttgcaagttcggagtcaaacctcatttctttcaggtccatcagttgtctccagcgattaaaagcagtgccgatgtttactctggtattcttatcggatttgatttgtgattctgagcgcagttgtttccctgtagcacgtggtggtctcttgccaggGGCTTCAGCCATCCTtctgctctcttccctgaactgaaatgcagtagtgggctgtactttccacacgattgacatcaggttcaagtacgcccacaagccgtgcaagTTAttagtgtattgcaggttggctggtggttatgttgcccgcataccgcctcccatggccgaaactggtattacgacacctgtcgggccggggctagtaatgctaatgctaattaaggttgatatctctgcagcactataacttgacattttttttatgacatcatcgcccttatttcttctcattattttgatgcgtgtaggtaaTTTCTTGGATATTTTTACCTAAATTTTTACACATGGCACCTTTAAGGAAAACCGAAGAAAGTCTGTTTTCTGCATTTCAAAGAGACCAGGCTATAATTCCACAGCCCAATGTTGTGTTTGTACTGGTTagaacctgtttttatacagtctgtggtTAAGACCCTGAACGGCCCTGAATGAATGGCCAGAATGACCCTGCTTGTttcaaacctctctctctctctctctctctcttgcgttctctctctctccctggaaTATACTTCCAGGAGCATTTTTACCTTTGTAAGGGtaatttttataacaatataatttaatataaaatgaattaccttattatttctgacatttttgttTTCCCTCTTCTACtgtatgtaaagcactttgagtgcccagaaaaccactatataaatgtaaggaatccAGCTGCAATATCATGAAAAAAATCATTGTTTATTATTGCACTTGATGTTGTAAAAAGGGTTATTGATtttgataaatataatgtttttgttgttgttgttgttgttttttaatctaTATATGAGGATCTCGTATTCTGATCTGTGTTAAACATTACTATACTTTGATGTATTTTTGATTGGATTCTGACTTATTACACTTAGCATGACTCCACATGTAAAACATGATAGGTACTTGTACAATTTTCATAACGCTATTTTCCCATAGATACATTAAGTAGTTTTTCATATTCTTAATGTATTATTATGGCTATTAAAGGTTTTTGCTGATGGAAGTAAGACACACCCTCAACGACCTGAAGATACAGATCTACAGACGCCTCTTATGAGTCTCAAACAACCTGAAGACTCAACACAAACACTGATACATTATGTGCAAGTCTGATTGATATGGGGTATTTCAATGTATGAATACAGTGCACTGTATAAATTTATATTTGTACACACCTTTATACTAATAATATGTTAAAAGTCAAGGTGTAATACCAAAAAAGACAACTTGGAGACATAAAGAGACAATTTTATCTATAAGACAGGCCTCTTCATATCCAAACAATCCCAACGAACATATATTTTGGTTACAGTGTTACATATTTTCTCAATTTGTCCCACATTAAACAGGATCCATCAAATCTcacaacaaacaaagaaacaaatgattgcgtgaaacaaaaaaaaaaatattgcacaaaattaaaatattaatgcaatggTTACAGATTGAAAAACAATcgtaaatcaaaaatgtattaaagcataaaaacatttaacatttaaacatttaaaactttaaacacattttaaatcacaTTAGACAAAGCCCAGCTTTGTCTCTCTTTATCAGAGAGGTACACAGAACAGACGTGTTATCACTTCACAGTGATTGTGACCCAAATAAAGAGATGGTCTCAACATTTGTTCTGTGAGtgcaaaacatttacataaaGCTTACATGAGAACTCCCTCCACAGGTGTGCTTGAAAAGTTCACACCCACTCTGCTAAAACcactaaatataaaattacatatacattttataaaatgagtACCACCatgaaaacaacaataaaactggGTATTGGACACCGCTTCTCTCTCatatacacatttattaaaaaacaaaagataacCGAGCAAAGATTGATGAGATAATACTGATAAACAATGCATGTGATGATTCCTGAACATTGCAGACGGAAATCAAGATTCAGCCTGAGGTTCATGAGACTCATGACAACAGCAATGACTCCATCAtgtttattatgaatattaaGAAACTATACAAAGATAAGTCATATAAAAGTAGCTGAATATAGAGTTAATATATAATGGTAAAGAGAAAAGATTATATTAAAAGGTCTAGCAGGATATCTCAGTTCAGTGAACCCAGAAGAGCCCATgtcacacctctctttatctctatACACTGTCTACTAGTTTTAACTCACAAGGTTCACAATTTTAATGCTTGTATACAGATCAGCCTCTGAGTGTGCACTCTTCTACTTCTACTCACTCTTACAAGACAATATCCCCTGCTGAAACCTAATATCTGAAGTGAAGGACGCctcatggtaccatcacagagaggcactaatcactttccagaacatttacATTCActgttcctggctggtggaatctTCACAACCCCATTCATAATGCCTTATTCCAGACAATATTCAAAATACTGCTGAAAATTATTTCACCCATGAGCACAAACTCGTCAATGCttcccgttttttttttgtttttttatcttgtaCTATTCTAAACAATGTCTGAAACTTTGTATTATGCACACTTCTTGAGTCTATTTGCCTCTTAATGATGAATCGTttgttgtttttcagataaaagcatctgctaaatgaataagtgCACATTACAGTATTTTCTGTTTATCTATACATGACTACTACCATTGGTTTCTGGACAGGCCATTTATAATGAACTCATGAATGATTTGATTTGGGACAAAGTATGTAGTGTTTTCATAGTTTTAGTGCATTTGAGTCAAATTAACTGCTGTGCCAAACTGAAATTGTTTATAAGGAGAAATGGTGGAGGGTTTTGAAAAAGTGTCTTACGTATTAAGAAATGTGTCCTAGTGATTGTAATGAAACATACAAGTTGTATTTTTTACAGCACGTCACATGAGGCCTGGGATTggttcacaataaaacattttcacagcctttcgtatacttaaattgtaatttagtgttggtaaaatagtaaaatagttcTCTCATCACTGTAACACGAGCACCAGAGATCATTGATGTCTGCCTCCATCAAGCAGCTCATCTAGAACAGACACCGACATGTTTAGTGCATGCTGGTATTTGCACCGCTGGGCAGAGGTTTAGATGGGCTTCACAGATTAATGAAGATATGAACAACAACTAATTCATATCTACAGATGATATACAGATGTTTCAATAGACCTGTGTAGATGACGTAGAGTCGAAGTGAGCGATGACTAAAACTCCTTAAAACCCCGCTGTGACAGAGTTCTGTAAAACAATGTTACAGTATTTAATTAGAAGCTGTCACTTAATTACAATATGAAGTACATGTTAATTATGATTGATGAATGAACTTACAGTCAATGAAAATATAATGCCTGTGCACAGAATAGAAATGAACATTACAATCATCTCCGGTTTTGGGTTTGTTCCTTCACTGGGGAGTTGTCTTTCTGATCTTTCTGGAAGACAAAATATTGACAAAAGTTGGAGGAAAAACAAGAGAATGTGATATACAAAAGAATAAAGactgaaatataaatgtgtttgtcAACTATACACTTTTACACACCTTTAATCGAAAGCTCAACAATCCTGGATACTTGTTCCTTCATGAAGATGTAGCACGTGTATTCTCCTGCATCAGTGTGTTGAAGGTTGTTGAGTTTGATGGAGAAGTTTTCTCTCAGATACTCCTCGGGGAAGCTTTCGACTCTGTTCCTGTACACTGGATCCTGTCCTTCCACAGAGTCTTGACCATTAATAATCTCATACACATTCTGGTCGTAATTGTGTCTCCAGCGCACTAGATCTATGTCTTGAACTGTGAGCGGTGGTTCTTTAGAAGAACAAGGTAAAACAGCAGAACCTCCAATAAAACCCTCAACAGActcctgcagagacactgaaaaaAGACAGAAGTTATGATAAATAAAGTACAGTATGCTCTACAAATAATTGTTCATTTTAGTACTCACCTTCATTTACTATTacaaaaacaagcagaaaaaaataaataatccatctgtgtaaaaagaaacaaatgataAATTTTTTTCAGACTGAgctgcatcaacagaaacatccactcaaataaatgcataatatctGCATAATATCTCTGAAATtaacagtttagtttagttaaaatgtaatgagatatatatatatatatattagggccgggactcgattaaaaaaaataatctaattaattagaggctttgtaattaattaatcaaaattaatcgcattttaatcgcatataaatatttgacctgagaacagtgagaagtaatttgtttcacatggatttatagtataccattgaataatgactgaatacataagcttaagcaacaaaatattgtttatttttgttcaaccaagtctagcagaccagtgcaatttttgccatgaagtgtagcaatagcatatttagaaacaatttagaaatagtacatttcagaatttcaggaagcttataggtgctggaaccttctgtaaagtgttttttaagtaaaacacaaaactgtcaattacattcagaacattggaaacactgactattagaaaacatctctctgttgcttcagaggccataacatactaagtccaactctcaataaccttggccaaaacaataaagagttcaacataaactgttgcaccaacaaaataatacatagttcaacataaagtgtaaagtccacgctagctgctatatgttttgcgttgaggtgatacttgaggttcgatcatgtgctgcggtgatatgcgaacgctagttggtgctccagtataatcggtccgccgaaactcatccagtgagaaacgttccgcggtgcaaaaatacgttattaaaaatgcgggaattttttttctgtaattaattaatcctagttaacgcgttattttttgtgtaattaattaatttcaattaacgcgttaaagtcccggccctaatatatatatatatatatatatatatatatatatatatatatatacattcatacatatatatatatatatatatatatatacattcatacatatagTGACAGCATCCACAATCccttttaatttctattttagtaaaaaaaaaatgtaagtgccattgtttaaaaaaaaaaaaataaatgctttattgacTGATGTTTCCTAGACCT is from Carassius gibelio isolate Cgi1373 ecotype wild population from Czech Republic chromosome B22, carGib1.2-hapl.c, whole genome shotgun sequence and encodes:
- the LOC127988266 gene encoding CD276 antigen homolog, with product MEIYKTISSGNLSRWIIYFFLLVFVIVNEVSLQESVEGFIGGSAVLPCSSKEPPLTVQDIDLVRWRHNYDQNVYEIINGQDSVEGQDPVYRNRVESFPEEYLRENFSIKLNNLQHTDAGEYTCYIFMKEQVSRIVELSIKERSERQLPSEGTNPKPEMIVMFISILCTGIIFSLTNSVTAGF